One genomic segment of Borrelia miyamotoi includes these proteins:
- the recJ gene encoding single-stranded-DNA-specific exonuclease RecJ — MKIWKKKEIDIKKEDIINIAKKYNISLLEATLLLRREIKEEDFLFFTESSVNLMHNPFLLKNINKFIYRMNEAIEEKENILIFGDKDADGITATIIMYETLKNFGLNVTYKIPSNGEFYGITKEIIDKAYEDKISIIITVDCGISNIEEANYAKSKNIEVIITDHHLPNKEIDTENIIINPHIQGDLSPFKDIAGCYVSFKACLALCLSTTNLYNKNIVFLFLERLSNNIVLHAIEIRNYILKKYLMLESNNDLQVNINKLEEFSKSKYIIVFNKDEQNQLINKFFNKKIDIETIDISENFVKKYPKFARKTLKELMQITKYFKYKEIDIKEKLYYIFYNIIFEVNKDLLKNCLKKLKFVAIGTIADNMPIINENRIVVKAGLKEIALRENISINYLLKEVNILTKTRISSTDIAFKIAPILNSTGRLEKADITIQFLLTEDSNKIENKFKEIKNINTLRKRKEETSWNTHNDNIIFKNDKFIVCYDKHTPKGISSRMATRLASYYQKVAVFLTKQENIIKGSIRSNNKVNSKELISMIPSHLMINSGGHKAAAGFTLYEDILNEFVKELENAIEKIKYSESYEDSILIDATIPKNFKKEELFKIIDLFEPYGHGFREFILTMEDVCIQDIRTIDKNGNSKHISMKIKNNRAYYKAIYFNGTQNIQELGIKDGQNIDIIFTIGEDFYNQSEKLLKIIDIKKR, encoded by the coding sequence ATGAAAATCTGGAAAAAAAAAGAAATTGATATTAAAAAAGAAGACATAATCAATATTGCAAAAAAATATAATATTAGCCTTCTTGAAGCAACACTATTACTAAGAAGAGAAATTAAAGAAGAAGATTTTTTATTCTTTACTGAAAGTAGTGTAAACTTAATGCACAATCCATTCTTATTAAAGAACATAAACAAATTCATTTATAGAATGAATGAAGCTATTGAAGAGAAGGAAAATATATTAATATTTGGAGACAAAGACGCTGACGGAATCACAGCTACAATAATAATGTATGAAACTCTTAAAAACTTTGGACTCAATGTAACCTATAAAATACCTTCTAATGGAGAATTTTATGGCATTACAAAAGAAATCATCGATAAAGCATATGAAGATAAAATATCAATAATCATTACTGTTGATTGCGGAATTTCTAATATTGAAGAAGCAAACTATGCAAAATCAAAAAACATAGAAGTAATAATTACAGATCATCACCTTCCAAACAAAGAAATTGACACAGAAAATATCATTATTAATCCTCATATACAAGGAGATCTCTCCCCATTTAAAGACATAGCTGGATGTTATGTCAGTTTTAAAGCATGTCTTGCACTTTGCTTATCTACTACCAACCTTTACAATAAAAATATCGTTTTCTTATTTCTAGAAAGATTAAGTAATAACATTGTTCTTCATGCAATAGAAATAAGAAACTATATCTTAAAAAAATATCTAATGCTAGAAAGTAACAATGACTTGCAAGTTAATATTAATAAGCTAGAAGAATTCTCAAAAAGTAAATACATAATTGTATTTAATAAAGATGAACAAAATCAACTCATAAATAAATTCTTTAATAAGAAAATAGATATCGAAACAATTGATATTAGTGAAAATTTTGTAAAAAAGTATCCAAAATTTGCTAGAAAAACGTTAAAAGAACTCATGCAAATTACCAAATATTTTAAATACAAAGAAATTGATATTAAAGAAAAATTATATTATATATTTTACAACATAATATTTGAAGTAAATAAAGATTTACTAAAAAATTGCCTTAAAAAACTCAAATTTGTCGCAATAGGAACTATTGCTGACAATATGCCAATTATTAATGAAAATCGAATAGTTGTAAAAGCAGGTCTTAAAGAAATCGCATTAAGAGAAAATATATCAATTAACTACCTTTTAAAAGAAGTTAACATACTAACCAAAACAAGAATCAGCTCAACAGATATTGCTTTTAAGATCGCCCCAATACTAAATTCAACAGGAAGACTTGAAAAAGCCGATATTACAATTCAATTTCTATTAACCGAAGACAGTAATAAAATAGAAAATAAGTTCAAAGAAATTAAAAACATAAATACTTTAAGGAAACGTAAAGAAGAAACATCTTGGAACACACATAATGATAATATCATTTTTAAAAATGATAAATTTATAGTATGTTATGATAAACATACTCCAAAAGGCATTAGTTCACGAATGGCAACAAGACTTGCTTCTTACTATCAAAAAGTAGCAGTTTTCTTAACAAAACAAGAAAATATAATTAAAGGGTCCATAAGATCAAATAATAAAGTAAATTCAAAAGAATTAATTTCAATGATACCAAGCCATTTAATGATAAATTCTGGAGGACATAAAGCTGCTGCTGGATTTACACTCTATGAAGATATACTAAATGAATTTGTCAAAGAGCTTGAAAACGCTATTGAAAAAATAAAATACAGCGAATCATATGAAGATTCAATACTAATTGATGCCACCATACCTAAAAACTTCAAAAAAGAAGAACTTTTTAAAATAATAGATTTGTTTGAACCTTACGGACATGGCTTTAGAGAATTTATTCTAACAATGGAAGACGTATGCATTCAAGATATCAGAACAATTGACAAAAATGGAAATTCAAAACATATAAGCATGAAAATCAAAAACAATAGAGCTTATTATAAAGCTATTTACTTTAATGGAACTCAAAATATTCAAGAACTTGGAATCAAAGATGGTCAAAACATAGACATAATATTTACAATTGGCGAAGACTTTTACAATCAAAGCGAAAAACTTTTAAAAATCATTGATATCAAAAAGAGATAA
- a CDS encoding M23 family metallopeptidase: MLFTLTIGLLHINASSHSITKIQYKKEVFQGESIYLASNKNFKKLSLLGINQKPILSSSPFKFNIGNKKYYIALIGITPMIKEGKRKIKIEFENKTYIKEIEIKKFEFKKTTIKLNKKKSKLIQNQQSPKAQKQALTLWNIIGNIRDTTIYHYDTLVQPIKDEYKITGLFGEQRIYMQNNIKISSYKMHNGKDYATSKKEKTPIFAAGRGKIVFARDREITGKTVIIQHLPGVFTIYLHLSKFGVKENTIVNTGEYIGHVGNTGISTGPHLHFEVRINGVAVNPDFFLEQMLIDKNQIINNTKRI; this comes from the coding sequence ATTTTATTTACATTAACAATAGGATTACTTCATATCAATGCATCAAGTCATAGTATCACAAAAATCCAATATAAAAAAGAAGTTTTTCAGGGAGAAAGCATATACCTTGCAAGTAACAAAAATTTCAAAAAACTATCTCTTTTAGGCATAAATCAAAAACCTATTTTAAGCTCTTCTCCTTTCAAGTTTAACATAGGAAACAAAAAATACTACATAGCCCTAATAGGAATCACACCAATGATCAAAGAAGGAAAAAGAAAAATTAAAATAGAATTTGAAAATAAAACATACATAAAGGAAATAGAGATAAAAAAATTTGAGTTTAAAAAAACAACTATCAAACTGAATAAAAAAAAATCCAAGCTTATCCAAAATCAACAATCGCCTAAAGCCCAAAAACAAGCTCTCACACTATGGAACATAATTGGAAACATAAGAGACACAACAATATATCATTACGATACATTAGTTCAGCCAATAAAAGATGAATATAAAATAACCGGTCTTTTTGGAGAGCAAAGAATTTACATGCAAAACAACATAAAAATATCAAGCTATAAAATGCATAATGGCAAAGATTATGCTACATCTAAAAAAGAAAAAACGCCTATTTTCGCAGCCGGTAGAGGAAAAATAGTATTTGCAAGAGATAGAGAAATTACTGGCAAAACCGTAATTATTCAACATTTACCAGGAGTATTTACAATTTATTTACATCTATCAAAATTTGGAGTTAAAGAGAATACAATAGTAAACACAGGAGAATATATTGGACATGTTGGTAACACAGGAATTTCAACAGGACCACATCTACATTTTGAAGTCAGAATCAATGGTGTTGCAGTAAACCCAGATTTTTTCTTAGAGCAAATGCTTATTGACAAAAATCAAATAATCAATAACACTAAAAGAATATAA
- the rpsU gene encoding 30S ribosomal protein S21, whose protein sequence is MVTVNVDKNEGLEKALKRFKRMIEKEAIIREWKRREYYEKPSTIRVKKEKVFKRKQAKKVRKLKQKISK, encoded by the coding sequence TTGGTAACTGTTAATGTTGATAAAAATGAAGGTCTAGAAAAAGCATTGAAACGTTTCAAAAGAATGATTGAAAAAGAAGCAATAATTAGAGAATGGAAAAGAAGAGAATATTATGAAAAACCATCCACCATTCGAGTAAAAAAAGAAAAAGTATTCAAAAGAAAACAAGCTAAAAAAGTAAGAAAGCTAAAACAAAAGATTAGCAAATAA
- a CDS encoding DNA translocase FtsK: MKSFYHYFQFLLFFMLAVILFSIFVALTPVGNIFVFFVFNLIGQMLLNTFSFLSFYLILYPFVNWYVYRKNMFSKRFIFNWNYTVILFFTLTFWLKVNSDLESASNFINWFLSNFGVVLGNFFVFLILILELIVWIYLNYVFFNNASFILDTFHFVVFKFKILFESFFACLPFLSTLKIKKDIKIYKDFDNNLDADKSYNQEDNIINDEEYQALWSFQTFLRKSDKSLNVDLDKTVFYSSEMGEELSEEQSCLEPQCNLNIEGGFNYKSLTEFEDNKLVASGKIKASDIRKQGIISNIVKADYGNLLIDKDSSSYLIDISVFNQRESKSETEDIEYEKEIQKQSMILQETFKEFNINAKLIDVIKGPVVTMYAVCPDKGIKLSKITSISDNIALRLAAVRVRIIAPIPGKEAVGIEIPNKRREFILISEIISSKEFQNDFKVPFALGKEINGNNVVFDLVTAPHLLIAGATGAGKSVCVNSLIASIIFSKSPDDVKLVLIDPKVVELKLFNDIPHLLTPVITDVNRALEALRWCLDEMERRYVILDNLLVRDINAYNKKILEERLNEVPLPYLVIIIDEFADLILSARKDLENLISRLAAMARAVGIHLVLATQRPSVDVITGVIKANFPSRISFMVASSMDSRIILGASGAEKLLGKGDMLYISPTSPFPQRIQGGFLNEKEVYRLVEEVKKFGTPNYIDDEIFIDSVVENNAVILNPSDEPMFEEALEIVRSTQKASASYLQRRLKIGYNRAARIIELMEEMGYIGPINGSKPRDVFI, from the coding sequence ATGAAAAGTTTTTATCATTATTTTCAGTTTTTGCTTTTTTTTATGTTGGCCGTTATATTATTCTCGATTTTTGTGGCTTTAACTCCTGTAGGAAATATATTTGTATTTTTTGTTTTTAATCTCATAGGTCAGATGCTTCTTAATACTTTTTCATTTTTATCATTTTATCTAATACTTTATCCGTTTGTAAATTGGTACGTTTATAGAAAGAATATGTTCAGTAAGAGATTTATATTTAATTGGAATTATACGGTTATTTTATTTTTTACTCTAACATTTTGGTTAAAAGTTAACTCTGATCTTGAGAGTGCTTCTAATTTTATTAATTGGTTTTTGAGTAATTTTGGAGTTGTGCTTGGTAATTTTTTTGTTTTTCTTATTTTGATTTTGGAACTTATTGTTTGGATTTATTTAAATTATGTCTTTTTTAATAATGCTAGCTTTATTTTAGATACTTTTCATTTTGTAGTATTTAAATTTAAAATCTTGTTTGAAAGTTTTTTTGCTTGTTTACCATTTTTAAGTACTTTAAAGATTAAAAAAGACATTAAGATTTATAAGGACTTTGACAATAATTTAGATGCAGACAAATCTTATAACCAAGAAGATAATATTATTAATGATGAAGAATATCAAGCTTTATGGTCTTTTCAAACATTTTTGAGAAAATCTGATAAATCTTTGAATGTTGATTTGGATAAGACTGTTTTTTATAGCTCAGAAATGGGAGAAGAGTTATCAGAAGAGCAATCTTGTCTAGAGCCTCAGTGTAATTTAAATATTGAGGGTGGTTTTAATTATAAATCATTAACAGAGTTTGAGGATAACAAATTAGTGGCTAGTGGAAAAATTAAGGCTAGTGATATAAGAAAACAAGGCATAATAAGTAATATTGTCAAGGCTGATTATGGAAACTTATTGATAGATAAGGATAGTAGTAGTTACTTAATAGATATTTCTGTTTTTAATCAAAGAGAATCCAAGAGTGAAACTGAAGATATTGAATATGAGAAAGAGATTCAGAAACAGTCAATGATTTTACAGGAAACTTTTAAAGAGTTTAATATTAATGCTAAACTTATTGATGTTATTAAAGGACCTGTTGTTACAATGTATGCTGTTTGTCCCGATAAGGGTATTAAGCTTTCAAAAATAACTTCTATATCTGATAATATTGCATTAAGGCTTGCAGCAGTTAGGGTTAGAATTATTGCGCCAATACCTGGAAAAGAGGCTGTTGGAATTGAAATTCCTAATAAAAGACGAGAATTTATTTTGATTTCAGAGATAATAAGTAGTAAAGAATTTCAGAATGATTTTAAAGTTCCTTTTGCACTTGGTAAAGAAATTAATGGCAATAATGTTGTTTTTGATCTTGTTACTGCTCCTCATCTCTTAATAGCAGGTGCTACTGGGGCTGGTAAGTCGGTTTGTGTGAATTCATTAATTGCTTCAATTATTTTTTCAAAATCTCCAGATGATGTCAAGCTTGTGCTCATAGATCCTAAAGTGGTTGAGCTTAAGCTTTTTAATGATATTCCACATTTGTTAACACCAGTTATTACGGATGTAAATAGAGCCTTGGAAGCTCTTCGTTGGTGTCTTGATGAGATGGAGAGAAGATATGTTATTCTTGATAATTTGCTTGTGAGAGACATTAATGCTTATAATAAAAAGATATTAGAAGAGAGATTAAATGAAGTTCCATTACCTTATCTAGTAATTATTATTGATGAATTTGCAGATTTGATTCTTTCTGCAAGAAAGGATTTAGAAAATTTAATTTCTAGGCTTGCAGCTATGGCTAGAGCTGTTGGAATTCATTTAGTTCTTGCTACTCAAAGACCATCTGTTGATGTTATTACAGGAGTAATAAAAGCCAATTTTCCTTCAAGGATTTCTTTTATGGTTGCTAGTTCTATGGATTCAAGGATAATTCTTGGAGCATCAGGTGCTGAGAAACTTTTAGGAAAAGGTGATATGCTTTATATTAGTCCTACTTCGCCTTTTCCTCAAAGAATTCAAGGTGGATTTTTAAATGAAAAAGAAGTTTACAGATTAGTTGAAGAGGTAAAAAAATTTGGTACTCCAAATTATATTGATGATGAGATATTTATTGATAGTGTTGTGGAAAATAATGCTGTGATTCTAAATCCCTCAGATGAACCTATGTTTGAGGAAGCTCTTGAAATTGTTCGTTCTACCCAAAAAGCATCTGCTTCTTATTTGCAAAGGCGCCTAAAGATAGGCTATAATAGAGCCGCACGGATTATTGAACTTATGGAAGAGATGGGATATATAGGACCTATAAATGGTTCCAAACCACGAGATGTCTTTATTTAG
- a CDS encoding undecaprenyl-diphosphate phosphatase — protein MENVLRVVVLGFVQGISEFLPISSSGHLLLLKNFMHIDLSIIFDIYLHFATVLVVMFYYRRRILEFMLVLVKFFLRKTTKLDLDKLELILLILIITLSTAFIGIFIENFNRLFTLNLVLVNFILTSILLFFIESRILIFNLRQNILFSGCLIGVMQGISAMPGISRSGITVFAAVLLGFNRAESFEISFLSLIPVVLGSLILKYKEFFEADMLFNIFEMNLGAIIAFIVGLFSINLFIRMLKDSKLYYFSAYLIILVSIIYFFF, from the coding sequence ATGGAAAATGTTTTAAGAGTTGTGGTTTTAGGCTTTGTTCAAGGAATTTCCGAATTTTTGCCTATATCTAGTTCGGGTCATTTGTTGCTTTTAAAAAATTTTATGCATATTGATCTTTCAATAATATTTGATATTTATCTGCACTTTGCAACTGTTTTAGTTGTGATGTTTTATTATCGCAGGAGAATATTAGAATTTATGTTAGTCTTGGTAAAATTCTTTTTAAGAAAAACTACTAAGTTAGATCTTGATAAATTGGAATTAATATTACTTATATTAATAATCACTTTGAGCACAGCGTTTATTGGAATTTTTATAGAAAATTTTAATAGATTGTTTACTCTTAATTTGGTTTTAGTTAATTTTATTTTGACAAGTATTTTATTGTTTTTTATTGAATCTAGGATTTTAATTTTTAATTTGAGGCAGAATATCTTGTTTTCAGGGTGTTTAATTGGAGTTATGCAGGGAATTAGTGCTATGCCGGGTATTTCTCGTTCAGGAATTACAGTTTTTGCTGCAGTTTTGCTTGGATTTAATAGAGCAGAATCGTTTGAGATTTCGTTTTTATCTTTGATTCCTGTTGTTCTTGGAAGTTTGATTCTAAAGTATAAGGAATTTTTTGAGGCAGATATGCTTTTTAATATTTTTGAGATGAACTTGGGCGCCATTATTGCTTTTATAGTTGGTCTATTTTCAATAAATTTGTTCATTAGAATGCTTAAAGATAGTAAGCTTTATTATTTTTCGGCTTACTTGATTATACTTGTAAGTATAATTTATTTCTTTTTTTGA